A portion of the Pangasianodon hypophthalmus isolate fPanHyp1 chromosome 20, fPanHyp1.pri, whole genome shotgun sequence genome contains these proteins:
- the LOC113539530 gene encoding transmembrane reductase CYB561D2 isoform X2 encodes MTLAFSFFMTEAILVFSPHSSPVGKLKHQVKSRLHWILQCSCVSCALVGLGIIFYNKHVNGKPHFSTWHGLMGVVTVCVVVLQSVAALPLIYHKLAKGWSLAKLKRYHAAAGLVTYLLASASLLLGTCSAWFTSSVGGNAWYVTVLCPAISALTIMSQVTNAYMAKKRLQS; translated from the exons ATGACCTTGGCG TTCTCGTTTTTCATGACCGAGGCGATTCTGGTCTTCTCTCCGCACTCCTCTCCTGTGGGTAAATTAAAGCACCAGGTAAAATCGCGGCTGCACTGGATCCTGCAGTGTTCCTGCGTGTCCTGCGCCCTGGTGGGACTCGGAATCATCTTCTACAACAAGCATGTGAACGGTAAGCCGCATTTCTCCACGTGGCATGGGCTGATGGGCGTCGTCACCGTGTGCGTGGTGGTGCTGCAGTCGGTGGCGGCGCTGCCTCTTATCTACCACAAACTGGCTAAAGGCTGGTCTCTGGCCAAGCTGAAGCGCTACCACGCCGCCGCGGGACTCGTCACCTACCTGCTGGCCAGCGCGAGTCTCCTGCTGGGCACCTGCTCCGCCTGGTTCACGTCCAGCGTCGGGGGGAACGCGTGGTACGTCACCGTGCTGTGCCCCGCCATCTCCGCCCTCACCATCATGAGCCAAGTGACCAACGCCTACATGGCCAAAAAACGCCTGCAGTCCTAA
- the rassf1 gene encoding ras association domain-containing protein 1 isoform X2, translated as MSWGGRSAASSGYCSQDDSDSELEHFFTARTSFSRKPKTLEDTVVDWRKQQQLSISELQHKVKEYNAQINSNLYMSLNRDGSYTGFIKVQFQLARPVSLPPAQRLSSSSSSSSSSSSSSSFCSSFSSLPSHGLCTSFYLPRDTAKQLHVGSHTRVREVIEALLNKFTVVDNPAKFALFERSERNGQVYLRKLCDDERPLFLRLCAGPSENALSFILRENETGEVNWDAFSLPELSNFLRILQREEEEHVRQIVQRYSLARDKLKEALRSFSTPG; from the exons ATGTCGTGGGGGGGCAGGAGCGCGGCGAGCAGCGGATACTGCAGTCAGGATGATTCCGACTCCGAGCTCGAGCACTTTTTCACCGCACGCACTTCGTTTTCACGCAAACCGAAGACACTCGAG gacactGTGGTGGACTGGAggaaacagcagcagctctccATCTCTGAGCTCCAACACAAAGTAAAAGAATACAACGCTCAGATCAACAGCAACCTCTACATGAGTCTG AACCGGGACGGCTCGTATACGGGTTTCATTAAGGTCCAGTTCCAGCTGGCTCGGCCCGTCTCTCTTCCCCCAGCTCAGAGACtgtcctcttcatcctcttcctcatcttcctcttcctcctcttcctctttctgctcctccttttcctccttgCCCTCGCACGGCCTCTGCACGTCGTTCTACCTGCCCCGAGACACGGCGAAGCAGCTGCACGTCGGCTCACACACTCGGGTCCGAGAGGTGATCGAGGCTCTGCTCAACAAATTCACAGTGGTGGACAATCCGGCTAAATTCGCTCTGTTCGAACGCAGCGAGAGGAACGGCCAGG tgtaCTTGAGGAAGTTGTGTGATGATGAGCGTCCACTCTTCCTGCGTCTGTGTGCAGGTCCCAGTGAGAACGCGCTCAGCTTCATACTCAGAGAGAACGAGACAGGAGAGGTGAAC TGGGACGCGTTCAGTCTTCCCGAGCTCAGTAACTTCCTGCGGATCCtgcagagggaggaggaggagcacgTCCGGCAGATTGTACAGCGCTACTCACTGGCACGGGACAAACTGAAGGAGGCGCTGAGGAGCTTCAGCACGCCGGGATGA
- the LOC113539530 gene encoding transmembrane reductase CYB561D2 isoform X1 codes for MLLSESEPRLFRFSRLLFGLFTHLLCAAFTVFVAILAKPGSSLFSWHPFLMTLAFSFFMTEAILVFSPHSSPVGKLKHQVKSRLHWILQCSCVSCALVGLGIIFYNKHVNGKPHFSTWHGLMGVVTVCVVVLQSVAALPLIYHKLAKGWSLAKLKRYHAAAGLVTYLLASASLLLGTCSAWFTSSVGGNAWYVTVLCPAISALTIMSQVTNAYMAKKRLQS; via the exons ATGCTGCTCTCGGAGTCGGAACCGCGGCTCTTCCGGTTCTCCCGCCTGCTGTTTGGACTTTTTACACACTTACTCTGCGCCGCTTTCACCGTGTTTGTGGCGATACTCGCGAAACCAGGCTCCA GTTTGTTTTCTTGGCACCCGTTTCTGATGACCTTGGCG TTCTCGTTTTTCATGACCGAGGCGATTCTGGTCTTCTCTCCGCACTCCTCTCCTGTGGGTAAATTAAAGCACCAGGTAAAATCGCGGCTGCACTGGATCCTGCAGTGTTCCTGCGTGTCCTGCGCCCTGGTGGGACTCGGAATCATCTTCTACAACAAGCATGTGAACGGTAAGCCGCATTTCTCCACGTGGCATGGGCTGATGGGCGTCGTCACCGTGTGCGTGGTGGTGCTGCAGTCGGTGGCGGCGCTGCCTCTTATCTACCACAAACTGGCTAAAGGCTGGTCTCTGGCCAAGCTGAAGCGCTACCACGCCGCCGCGGGACTCGTCACCTACCTGCTGGCCAGCGCGAGTCTCCTGCTGGGCACCTGCTCCGCCTGGTTCACGTCCAGCGTCGGGGGGAACGCGTGGTACGTCACCGTGCTGTGCCCCGCCATCTCCGCCCTCACCATCATGAGCCAAGTGACCAACGCCTACATGGCCAAAAAACGCCTGCAGTCCTAA
- the rassf1 gene encoding ras association domain-containing protein 1 isoform X1, with translation MSSSMSRWELIELQDLSPEDRIELAPTAGPVGSQKPPERPSLSHTVRLVGDTVRFDVSLWEKFRRGEGHDFQACGHTHLAWCDLCGEFIWGIYKRSLRCVNCRYTCHSRCRPLIQLDCEAVLGHSDCSEDIEIDTDVDTVVDWRKQQQLSISELQHKVKEYNAQINSNLYMSLNRDGSYTGFIKVQFQLARPVSLPPAQRLSSSSSSSSSSSSSSSFCSSFSSLPSHGLCTSFYLPRDTAKQLHVGSHTRVREVIEALLNKFTVVDNPAKFALFERSERNGQVYLRKLCDDERPLFLRLCAGPSENALSFILRENETGEVNWDAFSLPELSNFLRILQREEEEHVRQIVQRYSLARDKLKEALRSFSTPG, from the exons ATGag ctccAGTATGTCCCGCTGGGAGCTGATTGAGCTGCAGGACCTCTCCCCTGAAGACAGGATCGAGTTAGCGCCCACTGCTGGACCCGTGGGCTCTCAGAAGCCCCCGGAGCGGCCGAGCCTGAGTCACACGGTGCGTCTGGTCGGAGACACGGTGCGTTTCGACGTTTCGCTCTGGGAGAAGTTCAGACGGGGGGAAGGTCACGACTTCCAGGCCTGCGGACACACACATCTCGCCTGGTGCGACCTGTGTGGAGAGTTTATCTGGGGCATCTACAAACGGAGCCTTCGCTGCGTCA actGCAGGTACACGTGTCACTCCCGCTGTCGGCCCCTGATACAGCTGGACTGTGAAGCCGTGCTCGGACACTCGGACTGCAGCGAGGACATCGAGATAGACACGGACGTG gacactGTGGTGGACTGGAggaaacagcagcagctctccATCTCTGAGCTCCAACACAAAGTAAAAGAATACAACGCTCAGATCAACAGCAACCTCTACATGAGTCTG AACCGGGACGGCTCGTATACGGGTTTCATTAAGGTCCAGTTCCAGCTGGCTCGGCCCGTCTCTCTTCCCCCAGCTCAGAGACtgtcctcttcatcctcttcctcatcttcctcttcctcctcttcctctttctgctcctccttttcctccttgCCCTCGCACGGCCTCTGCACGTCGTTCTACCTGCCCCGAGACACGGCGAAGCAGCTGCACGTCGGCTCACACACTCGGGTCCGAGAGGTGATCGAGGCTCTGCTCAACAAATTCACAGTGGTGGACAATCCGGCTAAATTCGCTCTGTTCGAACGCAGCGAGAGGAACGGCCAGG tgtaCTTGAGGAAGTTGTGTGATGATGAGCGTCCACTCTTCCTGCGTCTGTGTGCAGGTCCCAGTGAGAACGCGCTCAGCTTCATACTCAGAGAGAACGAGACAGGAGAGGTGAAC TGGGACGCGTTCAGTCTTCCCGAGCTCAGTAACTTCCTGCGGATCCtgcagagggaggaggaggagcacgTCCGGCAGATTGTACAGCGCTACTCACTGGCACGGGACAAACTGAAGGAGGCGCTGAGGAGCTTCAGCACGCCGGGATGA